The Gossypium hirsutum isolate 1008001.06 chromosome D07, Gossypium_hirsutum_v2.1, whole genome shotgun sequence genome includes the window CTTTGCTGCTTCTTTTGCTGCCGCAAACTTAGCTCGATCTTTTACCTTCTCCTGCTGAACTCGATTCCCTGACCTTTTAGCAGCTTTTACCTGCTTCtcataaatttcaaacttcttatTCATCTCTTTACGACGCTGCTCATACCCTGATTCAAAGTCATCAAAGTTTCCACGGTAGAACTGGAGCTTCATATCATGGAGATGAATAATTTCAGTGCAAACTGTATTGAGAAAATCTCGATCATGAGAAACAACCACCAATGTTTTCTTCCACCGATATAAATATTCCTCCAGCCAAAGTACAGCCCTAAGGTCAAGATGGTTAGTGGGCTCATCCAACAACAGAAGTGTTGGTTGTACAAAAAGTGCCCTGGCCAAAGATATTCTCATCCTCCATCCACCACTAAATGATCGTGTCGGACGACCTTGCATTGCTTTGGTGAAACCCAACCCAGCAAGAATCTTAGATGCCTGAGCTTCAGCAGCATCTGAACCCAAAATCTGCAACTTTTCGTACAGTTCTGCGAGCCTTTCTCCTGCATCATCTCCATTGAGGTCATTTTCATCCTCTCCATTAGAAGCAGAAGAATTTTGCAAAGCTGCAACTTCTTCCCGTAGCCTAAATAACTCTTCATTCGCAGAAACAACAGCCTGGAGGGCAGTTCTATCATCACCAACCACTTCCTGTTCAACCAAGAGCACATCAATATTTTTTGGAACTGGAATCTTCCTCCAAGCAAGAAGCTTTAACAAGGTAGACTTCCCCATCCCATTTGGTCCAACCAAACCATATCTTTTACCATGGGATATCTTAACCGAGGCATTCTTAAGAAGTTCTTTCCCACGAGCTGATACAGAGAAATTGTCTATGGTTATATCTTTGACATTAGCATCTGCATCATCCTCACCATCAAGGACAGAAGCCCGACTACCAATAACCACAGTGAAAGCATCATGATCATCTTTAAGGGCCTCTTGTTTTGCCAGCTCAGCAGCTTGGGTAGCAAGCATTTCCTTTTTCTCACGCTTCTTCAACTCCTTTTCACTTATGGAGGTATCAAGTGGCTTCAAGCTCAGCCTTTCTTGCCTGTTAGATTGAGTTTGTTCTTCCCCAGAGGGGTACTCATCCTCCTCATCTGATGGTGGGAGATCGATCCCATCAGTGTAAGATGAAACCTTTGGACCCTTTGCCTTGGGTTTAGTAGAAGTAGCCTTTTTTGGTTTCTCAGGTTTCTGGTCCATGCTAGCAAGCATAGCTGAAACAGAAAGTTTCTCTTTCTTCACATCTTTGCTGCCACCCTTAACTTTTGCGGCAGCACCACTCTCCTCTTGCTTTTTCTTTCCCATTGCAATAAACTCTGCtcatataaaatgaattaaaaaaaaccatttaAACTCCATTAGTTGCTTTGTTGTTGTTTTAACACATCTTATTGGCTTTTTGTGCCTCAGAAGTTGGTGAAAAGGAAAAGCAATTAATAACAAATGAAATCATATTAGATTAGAACTGAATAAAATGTTTCTATACATATGAATCCAGCATCATATCGTAATTTATTATTGTGGGGTTGCTATTCTCTTTCTTACTAGTATGACTTATGATGCTTCAATAGAAGTACAATGGCCAAAATTGGATTTTCATAATTCAAACACTATGAACTAGATCCTGTCATTTATTATCGAGTTACTAAAGGAATCATAGGTCCTTCAAAACTTAAtgagtaatttttttcttttatgttctagcaggttgaaaaaaaatttctctaaaatatttattcctataataattataaatcagATTTGAATCATTCAAATTGTATAATCTTAATCTTCTTATTTACAATTGAGCTAATATAGAATCAGAGGTCCTTCAAAACTCTTGTTAATGGTAATCTTTATTTTTGTGcaggttaattttaaaaaattctttaaaatcgTTATACTGGTAACTAGTATAAATAGTATTTTCTTTTCATCATTCAATGTCTATAATCTTGTCAATGAGGCCTTGGCTCAATGGCAAAATTAAGACCTTGGGAGCTTTGAGGTCTCAGGTTCGAGTTTCACTCTCTGATCAAATTTATTCTAGTTagtttgaattgagtaagttGTTTTGTTATTTATTCAGTTCAGTGCTTATAATGATTGATTCTATTGAGATTGTTGTACCTTGCTataatttaatcttattaattaCTGTTAAGTTGCTATAAGAATCATAAGCCCTACATAACTTATGGGTAATCCCCTTTTTTGGTTCCAGAAGGTTGATTAATAAGTATCTATAGGAATTCGTAAATCCTAATTAGCATCAACAATTGCAAAACATCCTCACTGATGCGAACggattaattaaattttcttgAAGATGAACCACAAACAGGAAACGTACATCTAAAGGTTAAAATCAAAGTGTCAAAGTATTAGATCGCACAATTAagaaggggaaagaaaaagaacaatTACGGACTACAAAAAACTAATCTAAAATCAAAGTCAGCTTAGATTCAAACCTTTCAGAATTGATCATAGTTTAGGAAGTACTAGAAACGATTATACCACATTAtctcaaactataatattttttttctgagCAACCCAAACAAATTTTCAatcaacataattaaaaaaatgaatcgaTTCAAGAATATGAATTAGAAATTTCGATTAACGCAGAAAATCTCATgcataaacaaaagaaaatatatgaatgaatacAGAGAAAAAAATCACCTGAATTAAATATCTATTAGCTGAACCGAAGAAGGAAAACAGAAATTGAATCTTCAAAATCGAAAGTGATTAAAAATCAAAAGAGATGCCAAGAGAGCTTTGAAAATAATAGAATGAAAGCAGTGGGAAAAAATTGATCGATAATAGGGTTTCTCTGTAGGAGAAAGagaatttcttttcttctctcttcttttttgcCCACTTAAATAAAATCGTAGCCGCCCTTTCGGTTTTCAGccaaaaaataaatgataaatggataaaaataaaaaagtaaaaatttgtaTCGAACAGAAAATCTAAAAAGTGAGGCCCAAACTTGATAAGTTTAGTTGACAGTTAGGCCCAAATTTAAATTTCTCTCTTTTAGTACTTTTTGTTGTTCTTTTGCGCCTTTTAAGATGGTTAAATTCTGCCATTAATCTATGTACTTTGTGAGAGTTGTggatttaatccctatatttaaattttgtcatttttagtttatttattttttaaattttaaaatgttaatatttacCAAACGAtagttattaaattcattaagttctaCTAACTCCAAAATCTAATTCAGTAAACATATTATGTATAATGCCATGTCAACTTGTTATTTCCACATGTTACtctttaaaaattcaattaatggatTAAAAATTGTCATTTGCATCAagaccaaaatttcaaaattcaaaaaacgtAAGGACTTAGAAGGATCCAATTGGAGAATTGGATTAAATCTACAACTATATGCAAAGTACAAGACTAATAACTGAATTTAATCAAACGTATCTAATTActaatgtcgaaaccattttttgaaaacaaaaaatttaggttgtcgactctaaaaaatgaaaatttgggagtcgccaccaatcttttattgaggtgtgattggatcacctaaaaaaagggctttggtctacgagttttagaaaaacagatccgggagtcagttacgtacgaggaaggattagcaccctcgtaacgcccaaaattggtacctagttaattaattagtatcttaaggtcgagaatttggaaaaaaacgtaatccttagcaaaacttaaaaggctacgtattaagacccttattatttcagagaaagaagataccagacccaatgcgttagggcacagcattctaattttccccaaaatgaattgggccaaaatacttatacaataaaactttaaaagaacatccactcatccaagatttaagaaatcacacccaatacgttagggcatgattcctctagaatcccaaactcggaatatttcttttactttaaaagaacatccacttatccaagatttaagaaatcacacccaatacgttagggcacaattcctttaaaatcccaaactcggaatatttcctttattatttttaaaaaaaatcttcatttcgagaaatcaatgcgtcacatccaatacgttaggacacaacgtgttgaattcccaataatgagtttttatttttttttgattgaagagaaatgctcgattgtcggatttaacgaagaaaatcggaacccaatacgctAGGGCTAattcccttgaaaatcctaaatacgaacattatctcaattttttaaaaaaatttctatctttaaatttgagtaaaaattgatgtaacgtgattttatacatacaaatgctataataataataacaataataaatacatcatcgacataaaaataatataagcaaatgaataaaacgaaataaaaaagggtaatccatgacatgcaaaatattaaatgtaaacacaattatacaatggatgggatagcaaacaaataaataatgatCAAAAGATGtacacatggaaattatgaagattaaaaatatacatataatttacaaataaaattttaggttatagaatttatatataaatacaacacataatatacttatgaaaataaggaaaaaaaataagtatgttttaaaaaagaaaaaaaaggtgagtATTTtatctgatacgagtcacaaaagcccaaattcttgaaggcgaggcccaataagcaaattcccagcccaatcaagaaatccatccatacttagttgaaaattaggccaaattgtcaaagtggcccaagttgtaaatttttatttttacttttatttatttatttatttatttatttacttagtttaaatttttatgtcaatattcagtccaagagtccaagataaaatgacctttgaccgaatttccatattaaaataattaggagttttttttattttagttttctaattagattaggactagttataaggcctatttaaaggcatggctgtccaccttgtaaaacacttatcattattattaaaatttcagatttgttgagagcagaattttctttgagttttctccaagatttctctcttgagttttctttagaagttgttttaacaatctttttgattgtgggagccatcttcaaccttcttcttgccattgatattctttggaggggagattagagccgtttgaagggagttgtgagatctttcgagatttcaaggcttcctaggacttatcttttaatttcttactgtcaattctttctttatttctacttgtgctgaatcattatctaatctattttctgttcttattgtgttttcagcctttttctatcttaaggaatcagcccaaaaatccccaatttctagggtttttccatactctttttgggtgaaattagattgtcgaaatttggggaaaactatcttggtgttcaattgggcagaatcacaatctccttcagggtttcaagaaccctaacacttatttctattctcaatttgattctttgctgatttggggattttatttcagatctgaaaattcaaaaatctaatcttttaattttctgtttcgtttcagatctaattgtttagggttttcgtaggagtttcttgtgacttggcaactcgatcttggtccgcgcgcgccTTCGTATCATAATCACTTAAaaacgtaaatatatacatatatatatgaaaatattcatttaaaaaaaggaaaatattcgttttaaaaaatatatatatgtgtacatataaaaggaatatatataaataaaaaaattagaataaaaataataattacactattaattaataaaataaataaaaagaacataaaatactaaattgaattgcaattaaaaaatctggggtaaatccacaaataaataaaagtaaaaggactaatttgaacgcgcgagttacatagaggggctggaagggaaattttaccttctctaaaacggcgccgttcaaaaggattaaattggaatttaaaataaataaaagggtaaattaaaaaataaaaaaaaaacttaattacaaaaacattaaaaggcggaggggctaaataaaaatagataaataaaattcgcagtggtatcaccttctcctttttttttaaatcgtaaataagtaaaaaataatcgaacaaaaaaaatagtaagccacctttaaaaaactgccaatcgttctttttttttattatttctcctccctcccttttctctttttttttcatctctaagattgcatatcatatctaagattgcatatcctcaaaaattatgtttccatatgtgagcccgggctaaaattgggtattacagctgcccctctttgctcgttctTATGTAACAGGGacgaagcaaagactttaaaaatgcccGATTTTGTCCGGTCCTGCTGGATCttggtactcttcttctttaagtagcctcattccttcctactgcatcttcagaggtataggaattagtgcttcaatctactccactgcaacttcagggagataagacttgccatcttcagtctgcctcactgcaacttcaggaggataagacttgcttccTTAGTCTGCTCCTCTGCAACTTCAgcgagataagactagatgcgatctgctctctacaacttcagagagataagatctgtgattttaatccgctctactgcaacttcagggagataggattatcggctttaatctgatccactgcaacttcagggagataagatttgccatcttcagtctgcctcactgtaacttcaggaggataagacttgcttacttagtcttgtccaccgcaacttcagggagataagactagatgcgatctgctctctgtaacTTTAGatagataagatctgtaattttaatccgctccactgcaacttcagggagataggattgtcagctttaatctgctccactgcaacttcaggaagataagatttgccattttcgatctgctccactactgcttagggagataagatctacaatcttcaacctactccgctgctgctcagggaaacaaggcttggtggcttaaatctgcttcccactatcttggaaagataagattcgtcgtcttcgatctgctccactattgcttagggagataagatctacaatcttcaaccttctcccctgctgctcagggagacaaggcttggtggcttaaatctgcttcccactatcttggaaatataagattcgccgtcttcgatctgctctactactgcttagggagataagatctacaatttttaaccttctccgctgctgctcagggagacaagacttggtggcttaaatctgcttcccattatcttggaaagataagattcgctgtcttcgatctgctccactactgcttagggagataagatctacaatcttcaaccttctccgctgctgctcagggagacaaggcttggtggcttaaatctgcttcccactatcttagaaagataagattcgccgtcttcgatctgctccactactgtttagggagataagatctacaatctttaaccttctccgctgctgctcagggagacgaggcttggtggcttaaatctgcttcccactatcttggaaagataagattcaccgtctttgatctgctccactactgtttagggagataagatctacaattttcaCTGAtatgttctctggggaacatgacctgtataatgaacctatattatgcttaagattaggatggcatgatccaAATgcgtcaaatgctcctaactagacatgtgcgaatgatgtttgcatgaatgttTTTTTAAGAGAATGATCCCACCTGGGTTGTCATTGTTCGAAGGTTATTAAAGCTTtaacactgacgtgctacaacgcttTCTTGCTTggctggcttttctgaagaaatatttagtcaggttgcccccactgtaaacctcaaagtttaatccattggggcgcaAAAATTCATACCATTGTTCTCctactgtaacccaagggtatgtggcttttcttcaatcctctcctatcacaaCTCACggatacaggatctaaatctttctggtctcttacaccattcccagggtgtcgtaccaaaggctcatgcgcaaatgaaggctctcttcccTGAGGTAACCTATTTCTATTGCCCGGTGATCATTACTTTGTCACCCACCTGACGTCTTTTCATTTTGTTCGATCAATgttttttgacaacaaaatccaaagagatagtcttcatttagactcttccttatcaaatttttaacctttttaaaacttggtgcgttctaaacaatagtcctgtttcaggtttctgtattatttagaaacttctaaagtaatatgcaaaacctcccttttgaaagttttattagtccattaatcattattccaatgcaacatgtttgctaAAAAGGTATAACAATGGATGAGAATacaatt containing:
- the LOC107954333 gene encoding ABC transporter F family member 4 is translated as MGKKKQEESGAAAKVKGGSKDVKKEKLSVSAMLASMDQKPEKPKKATSTKPKAKGPKVSSYTDGIDLPPSDEEDEYPSGEEQTQSNRQERLSLKPLDTSISEKELKKREKKEMLATQAAELAKQEALKDDHDAFTVVIGSRASVLDGEDDADANVKDITIDNFSVSARGKELLKNASVKISHGKRYGLVGPNGMGKSTLLKLLAWRKIPVPKNIDVLLVEQEVVGDDRTALQAVVSANEELFRLREEVAALQNSSASNGEDENDLNGDDAGERLAELYEKLQILGSDAAEAQASKILAGLGFTKAMQGRPTRSFSGGWRMRISLARALFVQPTLLLLDEPTNHLDLRAVLWLEEYLYRWKKTLVVVSHDRDFLNTVCTEIIHLHDMKLQFYRGNFDDFESGYEQRRKEMNKKFEIYEKQVKAAKRSGNRVQQEKVKDRAKFAAAKEAAKNKGKGKIDEDDRPAEAPKKWRDYSVEFHFPEPTELTPPLLQIMNVSFSYPNREDFRLSDVDLGIDMGTRVAIVGPNGAGKSTLLNLIAGDLVPTEGEVRRSQKLRIGRYSQHFVDLLTMEETPVQYLLRLHPDQEGLSKQEAVRAKLGKFGLPSHNHLTPIAKLSGGQKARVVFTSISMSKPHILLLDEPTNHLDMQSIDALADALDEFTGGVVLVSHDSRLISRVCEDEEKSQIWVVDNGTVNTFPGTFEDYKDELQREIRAEVDE